A region of Oscillospiraceae bacterium DNA encodes the following proteins:
- a CDS encoding KH domain-containing protein — translation MKELLHYIAINMVDDKDAIEITEIEKDFGSTLQLKVAEGETGRMIGRNGRTAKEIRALMRAANRGGEKVMVDFVD, via the coding sequence ATGAAAGAGCTGTTGCATTACATCGCCATAAACATGGTCGATGACAAGGACGCCATTGAAATCACCGAAATCGAAAAGGACTTCGGCTCAACATTGCAGTTGAAAGTTGCCGAGGGCGAAACAGGTCGCATGATTGGACGCAACGGGCGTACAGCAAAAGAAATCCGTGCGCTGATGCGTGCTGCCAACCGCGGCGGCGAAAAGGTTATGGTGGACTTCGTTGATTGA
- the trmD gene encoding tRNA (guanosine(37)-N1)-methyltransferase TrmD, translating to MKRYDVLTLFPDMIHATMNVSIIGRAKKAGHLMVNCHQIRDFTTNKQRQVDDYPFGGGMGLVMQADPLYRAWQHVVAQSPVKPHTIFMSPTGKPFHQTDAKRLAELDHLILICGRYEGIDERFVDECVDECVSLGDFVLTGGEIAAMAVIDAVGRLIPGVLADETAFIGESHWDGLLEHPQYTRPAEWHGRTVPEVLLSGNHAEIEKWRKVQSLQRTQKLRPDLWERYKRQRHD from the coding sequence ATGAAGCGCTACGATGTGCTAACACTATTTCCCGATATGATTCACGCCACAATGAACGTATCTATCATCGGGCGAGCGAAAAAGGCGGGGCATCTGATGGTCAACTGCCATCAAATCCGCGACTTTACTACGAATAAGCAACGGCAAGTCGATGACTATCCATTTGGCGGTGGCATGGGCTTAGTCATGCAAGCTGATCCATTATATCGTGCATGGCAACATGTTGTTGCGCAATCGCCTGTAAAGCCTCATACAATATTCATGTCACCAACGGGCAAACCATTTCACCAAACCGACGCAAAGCGTTTAGCGGAACTCGACCACCTCATTCTCATCTGCGGCCGCTATGAAGGTATAGATGAGCGATTTGTTGATGAATGCGTTGATGAATGCGTTAGCTTAGGCGACTTTGTCCTAACCGGCGGCGAAATTGCCGCCATGGCAGTCATTGACGCAGTCGGGCGGCTCATTCCCGGCGTTTTAGCCGACGAAACGGCGTTCATCGGAGAAAGCCACTGGGACGGTCTGCTTGAACACCCGCAATACACACGTCCCGCTGAATGGCACGGCCGCACTGTGCCCGAAGTGTTGCTCAGCGGCAATCATGCTGAGATTGAAAAGTGGCGCAAAGTGCAGTCATTACAGAGGACACAAAAGTTGCGTCCTGATTTGTGGGAGAGGTATAAAAGGCAACGCCACGACTGA
- the rimM gene encoding ribosome maturation factor RimM (Essential for efficient processing of 16S rRNA) — MIEQSAISQVVMGKIAKTHGISGELKIRPSCDSPAFLANFKTLYINGTERRVLSARPHKNALLVKLDGVNSVEAAMSLLGASVSVPETEAKAALPAGRHYIRDLIGCQVISLDRKAIGSVADVLTLPAHDVYVVKTNNGDVMIPVVDEFVKTVDVENKIITVQLIEGMLS, encoded by the coding sequence TTGATTGAACAGAGCGCAATCAGCCAAGTTGTGATGGGTAAAATCGCTAAGACCCACGGGATTTCCGGCGAATTGAAAATCAGGCCGAGCTGCGACAGTCCGGCCTTTTTGGCAAATTTCAAAACCTTGTATATCAACGGTACAGAGCGGCGCGTACTATCAGCACGACCACACAAAAACGCATTGCTTGTCAAGCTGGATGGCGTAAATTCCGTCGAAGCCGCTATGTCATTGCTTGGTGCTTCGGTTTCTGTACCCGAAACCGAAGCAAAAGCTGCGCTGCCCGCCGGACGACACTACATCCGCGATTTAATCGGCTGTCAAGTTATTTCACTCGACCGCAAAGCCATAGGCTCTGTCGCAGACGTTTTAACGCTCCCCGCCCACGATGTTTATGTCGTCAAGACCAACAACGGCGATGTTATGATTCCGGTTGTCGACGAGTTTGTAAAAACCGTAGACGTGGAAAATAAAATCATTACGGTACAGCTAATTGAGGGCATGCTGTCATGA
- a CDS encoding undecaprenyl-diphosphate phosphatase, translated as MSYLQAIILGIVQGLTEFLPVSSSGHLALAEMITGHETPGGLTFDVMLHIGTLFAVCVAFWSDIKAVTVEFCKMVWLLVRRKRSLREPPARRMVKLLIIALLPLPLLALPFFREAAGYTMRSPFIIGLALLVTGTLLRIADRAPQGKKTEMTTRWYDAFLIGVVQLIAGIFPGLSRSGSTISTGIMRDYNRTYAFRFSFLLSIPTVLAATVFEVYEWVTMTPDHPRYYTTPAFSGIWGQALVGIIVSAIVGYFAIALLRRLVRNKQFGAFSYYCFAVGGFAIIGAIVGLL; from the coding sequence ATGAGTTACTTACAGGCCATCATCCTCGGTATCGTACAAGGTCTGACCGAATTTTTGCCCGTATCCAGTTCAGGTCACTTAGCATTGGCTGAAATGATTACCGGCCACGAGACTCCCGGTGGGTTAACCTTTGACGTCATGTTGCATATTGGTACATTGTTCGCTGTTTGTGTAGCGTTTTGGAGTGACATCAAAGCCGTAACGGTAGAGTTTTGTAAAATGGTATGGCTGCTCGTCCGCCGAAAGCGTTCGTTGCGAGAGCCGCCGGCACGACGTATGGTAAAATTACTCATCATTGCGTTATTGCCACTCCCCCTCCTTGCCCTCCCCTTTTTCCGCGAAGCCGCCGGCTACACTATGCGCTCACCCTTTATCATCGGGCTGGCCTTGCTTGTGACCGGCACATTGCTCCGTATCGCTGACCGCGCACCGCAGGGCAAAAAAACAGAAATGACTACGCGTTGGTATGATGCATTCCTCATTGGCGTCGTGCAACTTATTGCGGGCATTTTTCCGGGATTATCGCGCTCTGGCTCAACCATTTCAACCGGCATCATGCGCGACTATAATCGCACATATGCGTTTCGTTTCTCGTTTTTGCTTTCCATTCCCACTGTGCTGGCCGCAACAGTTTTTGAAGTTTATGAATGGGTTACAATGACACCGGATCATCCGCGGTATTATACGACGCCCGCATTTTCCGGTATTTGGGGGCAGGCCCTGGTGGGTATTATCGTGTCTGCCATAGTTGGTTATTTCGCCATTGCATTGCTACGGCGATTGGTCCGCAATAAGCAGTTCGGCGCGTTTTCCTATTATTGCTTTGCCGTTGGCGGGTTTGCTATCATCGGTGCCATTGTTGGCCTTTTGTAA
- the rpsP gene encoding 30S ribosomal protein S16 has translation MVKIRLKRAGAKKKPFYRVVVADSRFPRDGRFIEEVGTYDPMKNPAAIDIDVARVQDWISKGAQPTDTVRALISKASRAAEEVQEA, from the coding sequence ATGGTCAAAATCCGCTTAAAGCGCGCCGGCGCAAAGAAAAAACCCTTTTACCGCGTTGTCGTCGCCGACAGCCGATTCCCTCGCGACGGTCGCTTCATCGAAGAAGTCGGCACGTATGATCCGATGAAAAACCCCGCCGCCATCGATATCGACGTGGCACGTGTGCAAGACTGGATTAGCAAAGGCGCGCAACCGACCGATACTGTTCGCGCTTTGATTAGCAAAGCGTCACGCGCGGCAGAGGAAGTGCAGGAAGCATAA